The following coding sequences are from one Sphingomonadaceae bacterium OTU29LAMAA1 window:
- a CDS encoding adenine phosphoribosyltransferase, with translation MNDDLKALIRTIPDFPKPGIQFRDITTLLLDPAGFATTIERMAAAAIGPIDLVAGIEARGFIFAAALALPLRAGVLLIRKDGKLPGATIAEDYTLEYGEDRIVMHEDALVPGQRVLLVDDLIATGGTARAAVRLLRKAGAAVEQAQFVVDLPDLGGAETVRADGVRVDSLIQFAGH, from the coding sequence ATGAACGATGATCTCAAGGCGCTGATCCGCACCATCCCCGACTTCCCGAAGCCCGGCATCCAGTTCCGCGACATCACCACCTTGCTGCTCGATCCCGCGGGGTTTGCGACGACGATCGAACGGATGGCGGCGGCGGCGATCGGTCCGATCGATCTCGTCGCCGGGATCGAGGCGCGAGGCTTCATCTTCGCCGCCGCGCTCGCGCTGCCGCTGCGTGCCGGTGTGCTGCTCATCCGCAAGGACGGCAAGCTGCCGGGGGCAACGATCGCGGAGGATTATACGCTGGAATACGGGGAGGACCGGATCGTCATGCATGAGGACGCGCTGGTGCCCGGCCAGCGCGTGTTGCTGGTCGACGATCTGATCGCCACCGGTGGCACCGCCCGCGCGGCAGTCCGCCTGCTCCGCAAGGCGGGGGCGGCGGTGGAACAGGCCCAGTTCGTCGTCGACCTGCCCGATCTGGGCGGCGCGGAAACCGTGCGCGCCGATGGCGTCCGCGTCGATTCGCTGATCCAGTTCGCCGGTCATTAA